One segment of Yersinia kristensenii DNA contains the following:
- a CDS encoding fimbrial protein — MASLLSLPVMADPMKTNWGRVSMEGSITDTACAIDPGSLEQTIDMAILPIGQLVQNGVGDDHPFAIRLLDCTIVHSDSDKANRQHFAVTFDGAADGNNFAVYGEAEGVAMQIIDDKGIASTPGVASPEINIIPADLKLNYALRLVGNGKMLRAGTYHSSVRFKLDYY, encoded by the coding sequence ATGGCGTCATTACTGAGTCTACCGGTAATGGCAGATCCCATGAAAACCAATTGGGGCCGCGTGAGTATGGAAGGAAGTATTACTGATACTGCTTGCGCTATAGATCCGGGAAGTTTGGAACAGACCATTGATATGGCAATTTTGCCTATCGGTCAATTGGTTCAGAACGGCGTTGGAGATGACCATCCCTTTGCCATTCGTTTGCTTGATTGCACGATAGTTCATTCCGATTCGGACAAAGCGAACCGGCAGCATTTTGCCGTGACATTTGACGGTGCTGCGGACGGTAATAATTTTGCGGTTTACGGAGAAGCCGAAGGAGTAGCAATGCAAATTATTGATGATAAAGGCATTGCTTCAACTCCAGGGGTAGCATCACCGGAAATAAATATCATCCCTGCTGATCTGAAACTCAATTATGCCCTGCGGTTAGTGGGCAATGGCAAGATGCTGCGTGCTGGAACTTATCATTCTAGCGTTCGTTTCAAATTGGATTATTACTGA
- a CDS encoding PglL family O-oligosaccharyltransferase has protein sequence MVMTFVSMMHYEINRGGAGLHLPHNIIIWAMMALLVIVLYWPQSVEARSVNSPSNLWLLFGALLLTLPGLWPASLQHIGAWLPRMLGLWGGIILLLGLFRLKLNHNARQAWLLLILLSAWGQAILALLQWFVFTADNWMEFDITQRPYGMFQQTNVLASYLATGYGIATYLFMASGNRVIRGISTLTLLVFPGILMLLQSRIGWVGGVTTLSLLSLYYWRQRKIAWLWLFSLISLLGAFYLQEQMKVSILVAKGASNQERWLMLEYTWQMIQQRPWLGWGYGNFESAFARELVQNGLIFKDSGYPSHPHNEVLYGWAEGGIVALVGMLVLVAGYIKPLLIQPKRVFPLWVLTLPIALHLMTELPLYHSAAHWLVLILLGRLMVPENMLVPIASPLPQWRRWLQGVIVLSALCTLLFMVTGFKTGRILTLSERSGLVDMQPLDKLINPYIQWERYQYIRHINLLLQFNQNPDPALLTQFRVWAERYIQLHNDPNVYQSLIMITQYQNDLSQANHLRDTAHALFPKNPAFQ, from the coding sequence ATGGTCATGACGTTTGTCTCCATGATGCACTATGAAATCAATCGAGGCGGCGCCGGGCTTCATCTTCCCCATAATATTATCATCTGGGCCATGATGGCGCTGTTAGTGATTGTGCTCTATTGGCCACAAAGTGTAGAGGCCCGCTCGGTAAACTCTCCGAGCAATCTATGGCTGTTGTTTGGTGCGCTGCTGCTGACACTTCCAGGGTTGTGGCCCGCGTCATTACAGCATATCGGGGCCTGGCTACCACGAATGCTCGGTTTGTGGGGGGGGATAATACTGCTGCTTGGGCTGTTTCGGCTGAAACTAAATCACAATGCACGACAAGCGTGGTTACTGTTAATACTGTTGTCGGCCTGGGGCCAGGCTATACTGGCTTTACTGCAATGGTTTGTTTTTACAGCAGATAACTGGATGGAATTTGATATTACCCAGCGCCCTTACGGGATGTTTCAGCAAACTAATGTGCTGGCCAGTTACCTGGCAACAGGCTATGGCATCGCGACCTACCTGTTTATGGCCTCAGGCAATCGGGTCATACGTGGCATAAGCACCCTCACGCTGCTGGTTTTCCCCGGCATATTAATGCTATTGCAATCGCGAATTGGCTGGGTTGGCGGCGTCACAACGCTATCATTGCTTTCTCTCTATTACTGGCGTCAACGAAAAATAGCCTGGTTGTGGCTATTCAGCCTGATCAGTCTGTTAGGTGCCTTTTATCTGCAGGAACAGATGAAAGTCAGCATATTGGTAGCAAAAGGAGCCAGCAACCAAGAACGCTGGTTAATGTTGGAATATACCTGGCAGATGATACAACAACGCCCATGGCTGGGCTGGGGATACGGTAACTTTGAGTCCGCCTTTGCCCGAGAGTTAGTACAGAACGGGCTAATATTTAAAGACTCGGGTTACCCTTCTCATCCGCATAATGAAGTGCTTTATGGCTGGGCAGAGGGTGGCATCGTGGCTTTGGTGGGGATGCTGGTATTAGTTGCCGGGTATATAAAACCGCTATTAATTCAACCGAAGAGGGTTTTCCCTCTCTGGGTACTCACTCTCCCAATTGCTTTGCATCTGATGACCGAGCTGCCTCTTTATCACTCTGCTGCTCACTGGCTGGTGCTGATCTTACTGGGTCGACTGATGGTACCAGAAAACATGTTAGTACCTATAGCCTCTCCCCTTCCCCAGTGGCGGCGCTGGCTACAGGGCGTTATTGTGCTATCCGCACTATGTACCCTGCTATTTATGGTGACGGGCTTCAAAACTGGTCGGATACTGACACTGAGTGAAAGGAGTGGTTTGGTTGATATGCAGCCGTTAGATAAACTGATAAATCCCTATATCCAGTGGGAAAGGTATCAATACATTCGGCATATCAATCTGTTACTGCAATTTAACCAAAATCCTGATCCTGCGTTACTGACTCAGTTCCGCGTATGGGCCGAGCGATACATTCAATTGCACAATGATCCGAATGTTTATCAAAGCCTTATTATGATTACTCAATATCAAAATGACCTCTCTCAGGCCAACCACCTGCGGGATACAGCTCACGCGCTGTTCCCCAAAAACCCTGCATTCCAGTAG
- the rpoS gene encoding RNA polymerase sigma factor RpoS — protein sequence MSQNTLKVNELHEDADFDENSTETEIFDEKALVEDEPTESELAEDELLAQGVTQRVLDATQLYLGEIGYSPLLTAEEEVYFARRALRGDVSSRRRMIESNLRLVVKIARRYSNRGLALLDLIEEGNLGLIRAVEKFDPERGFRFSTYATWWIRQTIERAIMNQTRTIRLPIHIVKELNVYLRTARELSHKLDHEPSAEEIAEQLDRPVDDVSRMLRLNERITSVDTPLGGDSEKALLDILSDENENGPEDTTQDDDMKQSIVKWLFELNAKQREVLARRFGLLGYEAATLEDVGREIGLTRERVRQIQVEGLRRLREILQAQGLSIEALFRE from the coding sequence ATGAGCCAAAATACGCTGAAAGTTAACGAGTTGCATGAAGATGCTGATTTTGATGAAAACAGTACGGAAACTGAAATTTTCGACGAAAAAGCATTAGTAGAAGATGAACCTACTGAAAGCGAGTTAGCAGAAGATGAGCTGTTGGCGCAAGGTGTTACCCAGCGAGTACTGGATGCAACGCAGCTCTATCTTGGTGAGATTGGTTATTCACCGTTATTGACCGCAGAAGAAGAGGTTTATTTTGCCCGGCGTGCATTGCGCGGAGATGTGTCTTCACGCCGGCGCATGATCGAAAGTAACTTGCGGTTGGTGGTGAAGATCGCCCGCCGTTACAGTAATCGCGGTTTAGCGCTGCTGGATTTGATTGAAGAGGGTAACCTCGGCCTGATCCGTGCAGTGGAAAAATTTGACCCTGAACGCGGTTTCCGTTTCTCCACTTATGCCACTTGGTGGATACGTCAGACGATTGAACGGGCAATAATGAACCAAACCCGTACTATCCGTTTGCCTATCCATATCGTTAAAGAATTAAACGTTTATTTGCGTACAGCGCGAGAGCTTTCTCATAAATTAGATCATGAACCGAGTGCGGAAGAGATTGCTGAGCAACTCGACAGACCGGTCGATGACGTGAGCCGTATGTTACGCCTTAACGAACGTATCACGTCTGTTGATACGCCTTTAGGCGGCGACTCAGAGAAAGCGTTGTTAGATATTCTGTCTGACGAAAATGAAAACGGCCCAGAAGACACCACGCAAGATGACGATATGAAGCAAAGTATCGTTAAATGGCTGTTCGAATTGAATGCAAAACAGCGCGAAGTTCTGGCTCGTCGTTTTGGTCTGTTAGGGTATGAAGCAGCAACGCTGGAAGATGTTGGCCGTGAGATTGGTTTAACACGTGAACGTGTTCGTCAGATTCAGGTTGAAGGATTACGGCGTTTGCGGGAAATTCTGCAAGCACAAGGCCTGAGTATCGAAGCATTGTTCCGTGAATAA
- the nlpD gene encoding murein hydrolase activator NlpD, whose translation MITLRRVAACTVMSLWLVGCSNDNTTSAPISSVGGDRSGTMLSGSDTNSSGERIVYNRSYDNIPKGSYSGNTYTVKRGDTLFYIAWITGNDFRDLAARNNIAEPYSLNVGQSIQLGNGSSGGMLAATDATSGGISKPPANIQNTTTTVDSQATSAYSENSGKQNVGKMLPASGAVVATTAPVIAPSSPISDPTSNGGPVSNWKWPTEGKTIDSFSASEGGNKGIDIAGSRGQPIFATANGRVVYAGNALRGYGNLIIIKHNDDYLSAYAHNDTMLVREQEEVKAGQKIATMGSTGTSSVRLHFEIRYKGKSVNPLRYLPQR comes from the coding sequence ATGATTACATTACGCCGGGTAGCGGCATGTACGGTTATGAGTTTATGGTTGGTTGGTTGCAGCAATGATAATACAACATCTGCGCCAATCAGCAGTGTCGGTGGTGATCGCTCTGGTACCATGCTAAGTGGTTCGGACACCAATAGTTCGGGCGAGCGTATCGTTTATAACCGTAGTTACGACAATATCCCCAAAGGAAGCTACAGCGGTAATACTTATACCGTTAAACGTGGTGACACTCTGTTTTACATTGCCTGGATAACGGGGAATGATTTCCGTGATCTGGCCGCAAGAAATAATATTGCAGAGCCTTATAGCCTGAATGTGGGGCAATCTATTCAGTTGGGTAATGGTTCTAGTGGTGGAATGTTAGCCGCGACTGATGCGACATCAGGCGGAATCTCAAAACCGCCTGCAAATATTCAGAACACAACTACAACGGTTGATTCTCAAGCAACTAGCGCGTATTCTGAAAACTCGGGTAAACAGAATGTTGGCAAAATGTTGCCAGCGTCAGGGGCAGTTGTCGCTACAACCGCACCTGTTATCGCACCGAGCAGTCCAATCAGTGACCCTACCAGCAATGGTGGCCCAGTGAGTAACTGGAAATGGCCAACTGAAGGTAAAACGATCGATAGTTTCTCTGCTTCCGAAGGGGGAAATAAAGGGATTGATATCGCCGGTTCTCGTGGGCAACCTATCTTCGCTACAGCAAATGGGCGAGTTGTGTATGCCGGGAACGCACTGCGTGGTTACGGTAATCTAATCATCATCAAACACAATGATGATTACCTGAGCGCCTACGCTCATAACGATACAATGCTGGTCCGGGAACAAGAAGAAGTGAAGGCGGGTCAAAAAATAGCAACCATGGGTAGCACCGGAACCAGTTCAGTAAGATTGCACTTTGAAATTCGTTACAAGGGGAAATCCGTAAACCCGCTGCGTTACCTTCCGCAGCGATAG
- a CDS encoding fimbrial protein, translated as MKLNKTILAAAMVLGFASVANAADQGQGTVTFNGSIIDAPCSIAAGSDAQTVEMGQISNVALQNGGKSSAHDFKIKLENCDTTTLKTVTTTFGGAESAAVAGLLGITGVAEGAGIAIVDGTGSVIKLGTATEQQTLVAGNNTLAFSAYLQGSTVSDAIKPGSFSSVADFTLAYQ; from the coding sequence ATGAAACTGAATAAAACGATCTTGGCTGCAGCTATGGTATTGGGTTTTGCTTCTGTGGCTAACGCTGCTGACCAAGGCCAAGGTACTGTAACTTTCAATGGTTCTATCATTGATGCACCTTGCTCAATCGCAGCAGGTTCAGATGCACAGACTGTTGAAATGGGCCAGATCTCTAACGTGGCACTGCAGAATGGCGGCAAATCATCTGCACATGATTTCAAAATCAAATTGGAAAACTGTGACACCACCACTCTGAAAACTGTAACCACCACTTTCGGCGGTGCAGAATCAGCAGCAGTAGCTGGCCTGTTGGGTATCACTGGTGTAGCTGAAGGCGCTGGTATCGCAATCGTTGATGGTACTGGTTCTGTTATCAAACTGGGTACTGCAACTGAACAGCAGACTCTGGTTGCTGGTAACAACACCCTGGCATTCTCTGCTTACCTGCAGGGCAGCACTGTATCTGACGCTATCAAACCAGGCAGCTTCTCAAGCGTAGCTGACTTCACCCTGGCTTACCAATAA
- the mutS gene encoding DNA mismatch repair protein MutS, producing MNNTDKLDSHTPMMQQYHRLKAQHPDILLFYRMGDFYELFYSDAKRASQLLDISLTKRGSSAGEPIPMAGVPYHSIENYLAKLVQLGESAAICEQIGDPATSKGPVERKVVRIVTPGTVSDEALLQERQDNLLAAIWQDARGFGYATLDISSGRFRVAEPADLETMAAELQRTNPAELLYPENFEPMSLIEHRHGLRRRPLWEFELETAKQQLNLQFGTRDLIGFGVEQSHQALRAAGCLLQYVKDTQRTSLPHIRGLTMERQQDGIVMDAATRRNLELTQNLSGGTENTLAAILDCSVTAMGSRMLKRWLHMPIRDTKVLTDRQQAIGGLQNITAELQTPLRQVGDLERILARLALRTARPRDLARMRHAFQQLPEIHRLLQPLDVPHIQNLLSQVGQFDELQDLLERAIVETPPVLVRDGGVIAPGYNAELDEWRALADGATDYLDRLEIREREKLGLDTLKVGFNGVHGYFIQVSRGQSHLVPIHYVRRQTLKNAERYIIPELKEYEDKVLTSKGKALAIEKGLYEEIFDLLLPHLSELQISANALAELDVLANLAERAETLNYNCPVLSDKPGIKITGGRHPVVEQVLSEPFISNPLTLSPQRRMLIITGPNMGGKSTYMRQTALIVLLAHMGSYVPAAQATIGPIDRIFTRVGAADDLASGRSTFMVEMTETANILHNATEQSLVLMDEIGRGTSTYDGLSLAWACAENLASRIKAMTLFATHYFELTTLPEKMEGVVNVHLDALEHGETIAFMHSVQDGAASKSYGLAVAALAGVPRDVIKRARQKLKELESLSNNAAASKIDGSQLTLLNEEVPPAVEALEALDPDSLSPRQALEWIYRLKNMV from the coding sequence ATGAATAATACTGATAAGCTAGATTCCCATACCCCAATGATGCAGCAGTATCATCGGCTCAAGGCCCAGCACCCTGACATCTTGCTGTTTTATCGCATGGGTGATTTTTATGAACTGTTCTACAGTGACGCCAAACGCGCGTCACAGTTGCTGGATATCTCACTAACGAAACGGGGCTCTTCCGCCGGTGAACCTATTCCTATGGCCGGTGTTCCCTATCATTCAATAGAGAACTATCTGGCAAAACTGGTTCAATTGGGTGAATCAGCCGCTATCTGTGAGCAAATCGGCGACCCTGCCACCAGCAAAGGGCCAGTTGAACGTAAAGTAGTGCGTATCGTCACCCCCGGCACCGTAAGTGACGAAGCCTTGCTGCAAGAACGGCAAGATAATCTGCTGGCAGCTATCTGGCAGGATGCTCGCGGATTTGGTTATGCAACACTGGATATCAGTTCAGGCCGCTTTAGGGTTGCAGAACCCGCAGACCTTGAAACTATGGCTGCCGAGTTACAACGCACCAATCCCGCAGAGTTACTTTATCCAGAAAATTTCGAGCCCATGTCGTTGATAGAACATCGACATGGCTTACGTCGCCGCCCGTTATGGGAATTTGAGCTGGAAACAGCCAAACAGCAGCTTAATCTGCAATTTGGTACCCGCGATTTAATTGGTTTTGGGGTTGAACAATCTCATCAAGCACTGCGGGCAGCGGGTTGTTTACTGCAATATGTCAAAGATACCCAGCGCACTTCCCTGCCTCATATCCGTGGTTTAACCATGGAACGCCAGCAAGATGGCATAGTTATGGATGCCGCGACCCGCCGCAATCTTGAACTGACCCAGAATTTGTCCGGAGGAACGGAAAATACACTGGCCGCTATCCTTGATTGCAGTGTGACTGCCATGGGTAGCCGCATGCTGAAACGCTGGCTGCATATGCCAATCCGTGACACTAAGGTATTGACCGATCGCCAGCAGGCGATTGGCGGCTTGCAAAATATTACCGCTGAACTGCAAACTCCGTTGCGTCAAGTCGGAGATTTAGAACGTATTCTGGCTCGTCTGGCACTGCGAACTGCACGCCCGAGAGATTTGGCAAGAATGCGCCATGCGTTCCAGCAATTACCTGAAATTCATCGGCTATTGCAACCGCTGGATGTTCCTCATATACAAAATTTACTGTCACAAGTCGGTCAATTTGATGAATTACAAGACTTGTTGGAACGCGCCATTGTTGAAACACCGCCAGTATTGGTACGCGATGGGGGCGTGATCGCGCCGGGATACAATGCAGAATTAGACGAATGGCGGGCGCTGGCTGATGGCGCGACCGATTATCTGGATCGGTTGGAAATCCGTGAACGCGAAAAACTGGGCCTGGATACACTAAAAGTAGGTTTTAATGGCGTTCATGGCTACTTCATTCAGGTGAGTCGGGGGCAAAGCCATCTGGTACCAATTCATTATGTTCGCAGACAAACCCTGAAGAATGCCGAACGCTATATCATTCCTGAGCTAAAAGAGTATGAAGACAAAGTTCTGACCTCTAAAGGCAAAGCTTTGGCGATTGAAAAAGGTTTATACGAAGAGATTTTCGATCTGCTTTTGCCGCATCTATCCGAATTACAAATCAGTGCCAATGCGCTGGCTGAGCTGGATGTACTCGCAAATCTGGCTGAAAGAGCGGAAACACTCAACTATAACTGTCCTGTTTTGAGTGATAAACCGGGGATCAAAATTACCGGGGGCCGTCATCCAGTGGTGGAGCAGGTACTCAGCGAGCCTTTCATTTCTAACCCACTAACCTTGTCACCTCAACGGCGTATGTTGATCATTACTGGCCCGAATATGGGCGGTAAAAGTACTTATATGCGCCAAACAGCGTTGATTGTATTGCTGGCACATATGGGGAGTTATGTTCCCGCTGCTCAAGCCACCATTGGGCCAATTGATCGCATTTTCACCCGCGTCGGTGCAGCGGATGACCTGGCATCCGGTCGTTCTACCTTTATGGTCGAAATGACAGAAACAGCGAATATTCTGCATAACGCCACCGAGCAAAGTTTAGTGTTGATGGATGAAATTGGGCGCGGTACGTCGACTTATGATGGTCTTTCACTGGCCTGGGCCTGTGCGGAAAATCTGGCTAGCCGTATCAAAGCCATGACACTATTCGCGACTCATTACTTTGAGCTGACGACCCTACCAGAAAAGATGGAAGGCGTGGTCAATGTTCATCTGGATGCACTGGAACATGGCGAAACTATCGCCTTTATGCACAGTGTGCAAGATGGTGCGGCGAGTAAAAGTTACGGTTTAGCCGTTGCAGCCTTGGCCGGTGTGCCACGGGACGTGATAAAGCGCGCGCGGCAAAAACTGAAAGAACTGGAATCATTGTCAAATAATGCAGCAGCAAGCAAGATTGATGGCTCGCAACTCACATTGCTAAATGAAGAAGTCCCGCCCGCCGTCGAAGCATTAGAAGCCCTGGACCCAGATTCTCTATCGCCACGTCAGGCACTTGAATGGATTTACCGCCTGAAAAATATGGTGTAA
- a CDS encoding outer membrane usher protein, whose product MVSARSITSGIACRDLLRILIAVALSGNAYGVFASDDIQFNTDVLDTKDRANFDLSQFSQRGYIMPGSYNLLVSMNKQELSEQPIIFYASETDPKKSEACLSPQLIELLALKEDSFKKLAWSRGGECLDISSLPGLTVEGDLATSSLHLSVPQAWLEYSEPDWDPPSRWEDGLPGVLFDYNLLGQLNRQQKSNTSNNTLSGNGTTGANLGAWRLRADWQSRVDQNSDAESNRKWDWSRYYAYRAIPSLGAKLTLGEDFLNSAIFDSFRFSGASLATDDNMLPPNLRGYAPEITGVARTNARVIVSQQGRVLSETLVAAGPFRIQNLNSFVSGTLDVRVEELDGQVQQFQVNTASIPYLTRPGMVRYRVAAGKPSSIGHQSEGPVFGSGEFSWGINSGWSLFGGGISGENEYQAASMGIGRDLMEFGAVSVDMTQSWATLPEKGTLSGGSYRVNYSKNFQETGSQVTFAGYRFSERNFMTMTEYLDTRYRGNSVGGNKEMYTISFNQQFQDLGLSAYLNYSHQTYWDRSANDRYNLSLSRYFDIGKVKNVSMTFSAFRNRYNESNDDGVYLSLSMPIGNSATISYSASVNGRENSQRVGYSDRIDAHNNYQINTGVARSGALVSGNYNHIGSSADINANASYQEGQYSSVGLGIQGGATITAEGGALHRVNTLGGTRLLLDTQGVSGVPVQGYGSSIRTNRFGKAVVGDVNSYYRNRASIDIDNLADDVEARGTVAQVTLTEGAIGYRRFNVISGEKAMAMIRMADGTSPPFGATVLNENQQETGIVNDDGSTYLSGIKAGETMSVNWNGKAQCSITLPKALSPAILANLLLPCQPIAAGNKLPASE is encoded by the coding sequence ATGGTATCCGCTCGTTCCATTACCTCTGGTATTGCCTGTCGTGATTTATTGCGAATTCTGATCGCTGTTGCATTAAGTGGCAATGCGTATGGTGTGTTTGCTAGTGATGATATTCAGTTTAATACAGATGTGCTGGATACCAAGGATCGCGCTAATTTTGACCTAAGTCAGTTCTCCCAACGCGGTTATATCATGCCAGGGAGTTATAACTTATTGGTTAGTATGAATAAACAGGAACTCAGTGAGCAGCCAATTATATTCTACGCCTCTGAAACAGACCCTAAAAAAAGTGAAGCGTGTTTATCACCCCAGTTAATTGAGTTACTGGCATTAAAAGAAGATAGCTTTAAAAAGTTGGCGTGGTCGCGTGGTGGTGAATGTCTCGATATCAGCAGCTTACCCGGCTTGACCGTGGAAGGCGATTTAGCCACTTCCTCGTTGCACCTGAGTGTGCCGCAAGCCTGGCTGGAATATAGCGAACCTGACTGGGATCCTCCGTCTCGTTGGGAAGACGGTCTTCCCGGTGTGCTGTTTGACTACAACCTGTTAGGGCAGTTGAACCGCCAGCAAAAGAGCAATACCAGCAATAACACATTGAGCGGTAACGGAACCACCGGCGCTAACTTAGGTGCCTGGCGTCTGCGTGCAGATTGGCAGTCGCGTGTCGATCAGAATTCTGATGCCGAGTCTAATCGCAAATGGGATTGGAGCCGTTATTACGCCTATCGCGCTATTCCGAGTTTGGGCGCTAAGTTGACATTGGGTGAAGACTTTTTGAACTCTGCCATCTTTGATAGCTTCCGCTTCAGCGGTGCTAGCCTGGCGACAGATGACAATATGTTACCGCCGAATTTGCGTGGCTATGCACCTGAGATTACGGGTGTGGCCCGAACCAATGCGCGGGTTATTGTGAGTCAGCAAGGGCGAGTGTTGAGTGAAACACTGGTCGCTGCCGGTCCTTTCCGCATCCAGAACTTGAACAGTTTTGTTTCTGGGACGCTGGATGTACGAGTAGAAGAGCTTGATGGGCAAGTTCAACAATTTCAGGTGAATACCGCCAGTATTCCTTACCTGACCCGCCCTGGAATGGTGCGCTACCGGGTGGCCGCAGGTAAGCCTTCGAGTATCGGGCATCAGTCTGAAGGGCCGGTATTTGGTTCCGGGGAATTCTCTTGGGGGATCAATAGCGGCTGGTCATTGTTTGGTGGTGGGATCAGTGGTGAAAACGAATATCAAGCGGCATCCATGGGGATTGGCCGTGATTTGATGGAATTTGGTGCAGTGTCGGTTGATATGACCCAATCATGGGCCACTTTACCCGAGAAAGGCACTTTGAGTGGTGGCTCTTATCGCGTCAACTATTCGAAAAACTTTCAGGAGACAGGCAGTCAGGTGACGTTTGCTGGCTATCGCTTCTCTGAACGTAACTTTATGACCATGACGGAATATCTCGACACACGTTATCGCGGTAATAGTGTGGGTGGCAATAAAGAGATGTACACCATCAGCTTCAACCAGCAATTTCAGGATCTGGGGCTGAGCGCGTATTTGAACTATAGCCATCAAACATATTGGGATCGCTCGGCGAATGACCGCTATAACCTGTCACTCTCGCGCTATTTCGATATTGGCAAAGTGAAAAACGTCAGTATGACATTCTCGGCTTTCCGCAACCGTTATAACGAAAGCAATGATGATGGGGTGTATCTGTCCTTGTCTATGCCGATTGGCAACAGTGCAACAATCAGTTATAGCGCGTCAGTCAATGGCCGTGAAAACAGTCAGCGAGTGGGGTATTCCGATCGCATAGATGCTCATAACAACTACCAGATCAATACTGGCGTAGCCCGTAGCGGCGCGTTGGTCAGCGGTAACTACAACCACATTGGTAGTAGCGCGGATATTAACGCCAACGCCAGTTATCAGGAAGGCCAATATTCTTCCGTCGGTTTAGGTATTCAGGGCGGGGCCACTATTACGGCTGAAGGTGGGGCTTTACATCGGGTGAATACTCTTGGTGGAACCCGATTGTTACTTGATACCCAAGGGGTATCCGGTGTTCCGGTGCAAGGGTATGGCTCATCAATACGCACCAACCGGTTTGGTAAAGCTGTGGTCGGTGATGTGAACAGTTATTACCGCAACCGGGCCAGTATAGATATTGATAACCTGGCGGATGATGTTGAGGCCAGAGGAACCGTAGCACAAGTCACACTGACTGAAGGCGCTATTGGTTATCGCCGCTTTAATGTGATTTCCGGCGAAAAAGCGATGGCCATGATACGCATGGCAGATGGTACATCACCGCCATTTGGGGCCACCGTATTAAATGAAAATCAGCAAGAGACCGGCATTGTTAACGACGACGGTTCCACTTATCTCAGTGGGATAAAAGCCGGTGAAACTATGTCAGTAAACTGGAATGGGAAGGCGCAATGTAGCATCACCTTACCGAAGGCACTTTCTCCGGCAATACTGGCGAATCTACTGCTGCCTTGCCAGCCGATAGCGGCGGGAAATAAGCTCCCGGCATCAGAGTAG